One region of Arthrobacter sp. StoSoilB22 genomic DNA includes:
- a CDS encoding glutamate--cysteine ligase, with protein sequence MQIDFAPSRQSTLGVEWELALVNARTGELVSVANDVLKGVAANHPDLNEDDEHPHIKRELLLNTVELVTGICETVKDAKEDLSRSLAAVREVTDPMGVEVFCAGSHPFSPPLLQPVTDKERYAKLIERTQWWGRQMVIYGVHVHVGIDRKEKVLPILDGLVNYFPHFQALSASSPYWAGEETGYASQRALMFQQLPTAGLPFQFDTWEAYESYVQDMFTTGVIDATSEIRWDIRPVANLGTIEMRICDGLATLEEVGAIAALTQCLVDEFSSILDAGGSIPTMPPWHVQENKWRAARYGMEAIIILDAEGNEQLVTEHLTETVARLEPVAAKLGCSEELADVLKIIERGASYQRQRRVAAEHNGDLQAVVMDLVHQMRKGPDA encoded by the coding sequence GTGCAGATTGATTTTGCGCCATCCAGGCAATCGACACTGGGTGTGGAATGGGAGTTGGCGCTCGTCAATGCACGCACCGGGGAACTGGTATCAGTGGCCAACGACGTCCTCAAAGGCGTCGCCGCGAACCACCCCGACCTCAACGAGGACGACGAACACCCCCATATCAAGCGCGAACTGCTCCTCAATACGGTGGAACTGGTCACCGGGATCTGCGAAACAGTCAAAGACGCCAAGGAAGACCTCAGCCGCTCCCTGGCCGCCGTGCGTGAAGTCACCGATCCCATGGGCGTGGAAGTCTTCTGCGCAGGCAGCCACCCCTTCAGCCCTCCCCTGCTCCAGCCCGTCACGGACAAGGAGCGTTATGCCAAGCTCATTGAGCGGACCCAATGGTGGGGACGCCAAATGGTGATCTACGGTGTTCACGTCCACGTGGGCATCGACCGCAAGGAAAAGGTCCTTCCCATCCTGGACGGGCTGGTCAACTACTTCCCGCACTTCCAAGCCCTGTCCGCCTCAAGCCCTTACTGGGCCGGAGAAGAGACCGGCTACGCCTCCCAGCGTGCGCTCATGTTCCAGCAGCTTCCCACCGCAGGCCTCCCCTTCCAATTCGACACGTGGGAGGCGTACGAGTCCTATGTCCAGGACATGTTCACCACCGGCGTCATCGATGCGACCTCAGAAATCCGCTGGGACATCCGCCCGGTGGCCAACCTTGGGACCATCGAGATGCGCATCTGCGACGGGCTGGCCACTCTTGAAGAAGTAGGAGCCATTGCCGCGCTGACCCAATGCCTGGTGGACGAGTTCTCCTCCATCCTTGATGCAGGCGGCAGCATCCCCACCATGCCGCCCTGGCATGTGCAGGAGAATAAATGGCGGGCCGCGCGTTACGGCATGGAAGCCATCATCATCCTCGACGCCGAAGGCAACGAGCAGCTTGTCACAGAGCACCTCACGGAGACCGTCGCACGGCTTGAGCCCGTGGCAGCAAAGCTCGGCTGCTCCGAAGAATTGGCAGACGTCCTGAAGATCATTGAGCGTGGGGCAAGCTACCAGCGCCAGCGCCGCGTCGCCGCCGAACACAACGGTGACCTGCAGGCAGTGGTCATGGACCTCGTGCACCAAATGCGCAAAGGACCTGACGCCTAG
- the tsaD gene encoding tRNA (adenosine(37)-N6)-threonylcarbamoyltransferase complex transferase subunit TsaD → MSGQYPEQSKQQPLVLGIESSCDETGVGIVRGTTLLTNTVSSSMDEHVRFGGVIPEIASRAHLDAFVPTLQESLHEAGVTLDEIDAIAVTSGPGLAGALMVGVCAAKALAVATGKPLYAINHLVAHVGVGLLNGRQGTEGKNDAGAAAGLGAGKLPENLGALLVSGGHTEILRIRSITDDVELLGSTIDDAAGEAYDKVARILGLGYPGGPAIDKLARQGNPKSIRFPRGLTQPKYMGTAEEKGPHRYDWSFSGLKTAVARCVEQFEARGEEVPVADIAAAFQEAVVDVISSKAVLACKEHGITDVLLGGGVAANSRLRELTGQRCTSAGIKLHVPPLDLCTDNGAMVAALGAQLIMAGIGPSGVSFAPDSSMPVTTVSVPA, encoded by the coding sequence GTGAGCGGGCAGTATCCGGAACAGTCAAAGCAGCAGCCGCTGGTGCTGGGCATCGAGTCTTCCTGCGATGAGACTGGCGTGGGGATCGTGCGGGGGACCACCCTCTTGACCAACACCGTGTCCTCGTCCATGGATGAGCATGTCCGCTTCGGCGGTGTCATCCCGGAGATCGCGTCGCGCGCGCACCTGGACGCTTTTGTGCCCACTTTGCAGGAGTCGCTGCATGAAGCCGGTGTCACCTTGGACGAGATTGATGCCATTGCCGTGACATCCGGTCCCGGCTTGGCAGGTGCGCTCATGGTAGGCGTCTGTGCTGCCAAGGCGCTGGCTGTGGCCACGGGAAAACCGCTGTACGCCATCAACCATCTGGTGGCGCATGTGGGCGTGGGACTCCTGAACGGACGTCAAGGAACTGAGGGAAAGAACGACGCCGGTGCTGCCGCCGGCTTGGGAGCCGGCAAGCTGCCGGAGAACCTCGGAGCCCTCCTGGTCTCGGGCGGGCATACGGAAATCCTGCGCATCCGCAGCATCACGGACGACGTCGAGCTTCTCGGTTCAACCATTGACGACGCGGCCGGCGAAGCCTACGACAAAGTGGCCCGCATCCTTGGCCTCGGGTATCCCGGTGGCCCGGCCATCGACAAATTGGCGCGTCAGGGTAACCCCAAGTCCATCCGCTTCCCTCGCGGCCTGACGCAGCCCAAGTACATGGGTACTGCGGAGGAAAAGGGCCCGCACCGCTATGACTGGTCTTTCAGCGGACTGAAGACGGCCGTGGCGCGGTGCGTTGAGCAATTCGAAGCCCGAGGCGAGGAAGTCCCCGTGGCGGACATCGCCGCAGCGTTCCAGGAAGCCGTGGTGGACGTCATCAGTTCCAAAGCAGTCCTGGCCTGCAAAGAGCATGGCATCACGGACGTCTTGCTTGGTGGGGGAGTAGCAGCGAACTCTCGGCTTCGGGAACTGACCGGGCAGCGGTGTACTTCCGCCGGAATCAAGCTCCATGTCCCGCCGCTGGACCTGTGCACGGATAACGGCGCCATGGTTGCGGCGCTCGGTGCCCAGCTGATCATGGCCGGCATCGGCCCCAGCGGAGTCTCCTTCGCGCCGGATTCCTCCATGCCGGTGACCACGGTGTCAGTGCCCGCCTGA
- the rimI gene encoding ribosomal protein S18-alanine N-acetyltransferase: protein MTEADIPAVETLERRLFPVDAWPLQMFFDELAQPETRRYVVAEVSGEIVAYAGLMCIEPIADVQTIAVVPEFEGKGIGSAVLTELIDEARRRRAADVLLEVRADNPRAQQLYLRFGFEQIHVRPRYYRDGTDALIMRLELNKPQSHEGATA, encoded by the coding sequence ATGACCGAGGCTGATATCCCGGCGGTGGAGACGTTGGAGCGCCGGTTGTTCCCCGTGGATGCCTGGCCGTTGCAGATGTTCTTCGACGAATTGGCCCAGCCCGAGACGCGGCGGTACGTGGTGGCGGAGGTTTCCGGGGAGATCGTGGCCTACGCCGGGTTGATGTGTATTGAGCCGATCGCGGACGTCCAGACGATCGCCGTCGTGCCTGAATTCGAGGGCAAGGGCATCGGTTCGGCTGTCCTGACTGAACTGATTGATGAAGCGCGTCGCCGCCGTGCGGCAGACGTCCTGCTGGAGGTCCGGGCGGACAACCCCCGGGCCCAGCAGCTGTACTTGCGGTTCGGCTTCGAGCAGATCCACGTGCGTCCCCGCTATTACCGGGACGGCACGGACGCCCTGATCATGCGTCTTGAACTGAACAAACCACAGTCCCACGAAGGAGCCACGGCGTGA
- the tsaB gene encoding tRNA (adenosine(37)-N6)-threonylcarbamoyltransferase complex dimerization subunit type 1 TsaB, which yields MLILAIDTSAVASAALISDDAMESVVESFATEDTRSHAEVLAPGIAKLLAGAGVTGADIDAIVTGVGPGPFTGLRSGIATARTLAYVWNKPLYGLMSLDAIALEVAESTASTPEFLVATDARRKEVYWARYVLADGQLPELVDGPHVGFASELPDLPVFGAGAGLYADVLTADVDFAQTQPDAASLGQFALAKLTAGQTLLDSTPLYLRESDAQVPGPRKRAL from the coding sequence ATGCTGATCCTGGCCATTGATACGTCGGCGGTTGCCAGCGCGGCGCTGATTTCGGACGATGCCATGGAGTCCGTGGTGGAATCTTTCGCCACGGAGGATACGCGCAGCCACGCCGAAGTCCTTGCTCCCGGGATCGCAAAGCTTTTGGCCGGTGCCGGTGTCACCGGCGCTGACATTGACGCGATCGTCACGGGTGTGGGACCCGGCCCGTTCACCGGACTCCGTTCCGGCATTGCGACGGCCCGCACCCTCGCCTACGTATGGAACAAGCCGTTGTATGGGCTGATGAGCCTGGACGCCATTGCCTTGGAAGTTGCGGAGTCAACGGCCTCCACACCCGAGTTCCTTGTGGCTACCGATGCCCGACGCAAAGAGGTTTATTGGGCCCGGTATGTGCTGGCTGACGGACAGCTTCCGGAACTCGTGGACGGCCCTCATGTGGGTTTCGCCTCCGAGCTCCCGGACTTGCCGGTGTTTGGGGCGGGTGCAGGTTTGTACGCCGATGTCCTCACTGCGGACGTTGATTTCGCTCAGACCCAGCCGGACGCGGCCTCGCTGGGGCAGTTCGCTTTGGCAAAGCTCACGGCCGGTCAGACCTTGCTGGACTCTACACCGTTGTATCTGCGCGAATCCGATGCCCAGGTGCCTGGACCCAGGAAGCGTGCGCTGTGA
- the tsaE gene encoding tRNA (adenosine(37)-N6)-threonylcarbamoyltransferase complex ATPase subunit type 1 TsaE, producing the protein MSEAQWERTLTVTTAEQTHALAAAVGGVLEAGDLLVLTGELGAGKTTFTQGLGEGLGVRAGIISPTFVLVRIHPNLPDGPRPGGPDLVHVDAYRLDSAAEIDDIDLENTMDTAVTVVEWGRDRVEHLSDSRLEVDLHRSVGGGAAAPTTDGDVMDFDTDDDDEPRTIVFRGFGPRWAEAPQVLETTSPVEGLSC; encoded by the coding sequence GTGAGCGAAGCCCAGTGGGAGCGCACGCTCACAGTCACGACGGCGGAACAGACACACGCGCTCGCAGCAGCTGTGGGCGGGGTGCTTGAGGCCGGGGATCTCCTGGTCCTGACAGGCGAGCTGGGTGCGGGCAAGACCACGTTCACCCAGGGACTTGGCGAAGGCCTGGGGGTGCGTGCAGGCATCATTTCGCCAACGTTTGTCCTGGTACGGATCCACCCTAATCTCCCGGATGGCCCCAGGCCCGGTGGTCCGGACCTGGTCCATGTTGATGCTTACCGGCTGGACTCGGCAGCGGAGATCGACGACATCGATCTTGAGAACACCATGGATACAGCGGTCACCGTGGTGGAGTGGGGCAGGGACCGGGTGGAGCATCTCTCGGACAGCCGTCTGGAGGTTGACCTGCACCGGTCCGTTGGGGGAGGAGCCGCTGCGCCCACCACGGACGGTGACGTTATGGACTTCGACACCGATGACGACGACGAGCCCCGCACCATTGTTTTCCGTGGATTCGGTCCCCGCTGGGCCGAAGCGCCGCAGGTCCTTGAAACTACTTCACCTGTGGAAGGTCTCTCATGCTGA
- the alr gene encoding alanine racemase → MTYEAAAEIGIGAKTSIAKSAVLERSAVIDLDAVRHNVRQFVGIASPAAVMAVVKADAYGHGAVQVARAALDAGAAWLGVAHISEALALRAAGVEAPLLAWLHTRESNFQAAVAAGIDVGISGWELEAVVAAAREQERPARVHLKVDTGLGRNGCTIADWDQLLGQAMDYQDQGLLRVVGIFSHLAVADEPQRPETDHQLAVFREAIAMAEDAGVDTEVRHIANTPAALSRPDSHFDLVRVGLGVYGLSPFEGATSAELGLHPAMTVRTLLSNCKKVPEGQGVSYGLNYRTSEESTLGLVPLGYADGVPRVATGGPVRVNGTTYPVVGRIAMDQMVIDLGPLSPEEATGLKGAEAVMFGNGADGGPTADDWAAAAGTNNYEIVTRISPRVPRSYVNEMPATPESPAALNDAAETATL, encoded by the coding sequence GTGACTTACGAAGCAGCTGCAGAAATCGGGATCGGCGCGAAGACCTCCATAGCAAAGTCAGCGGTCCTGGAGCGCTCCGCCGTGATCGATCTGGACGCCGTGCGGCACAACGTTCGTCAGTTCGTGGGCATTGCCTCCCCGGCCGCTGTGATGGCTGTGGTGAAGGCGGACGCCTATGGGCACGGTGCCGTGCAGGTGGCGCGGGCAGCCCTCGACGCCGGAGCTGCCTGGCTGGGTGTCGCCCACATTTCCGAGGCGCTCGCCTTGCGCGCCGCCGGAGTCGAGGCCCCGCTCCTCGCCTGGTTGCACACCCGCGAAAGCAACTTCCAAGCGGCAGTCGCCGCCGGCATCGACGTCGGGATCTCCGGTTGGGAGCTCGAAGCGGTAGTCGCCGCAGCGCGGGAACAGGAGCGACCCGCGCGGGTGCATCTCAAAGTGGACACGGGACTGGGCCGGAATGGCTGCACCATTGCGGATTGGGACCAGCTGTTGGGACAGGCCATGGACTACCAGGATCAGGGCCTCCTGCGGGTTGTGGGTATCTTCTCGCACCTGGCCGTTGCAGACGAGCCGCAACGCCCGGAAACGGACCATCAACTGGCCGTCTTCCGCGAGGCAATCGCCATGGCCGAGGACGCCGGCGTTGACACCGAGGTCCGGCATATAGCCAACACGCCGGCGGCTTTGTCCCGACCCGACTCTCACTTCGACCTTGTCCGCGTAGGCCTCGGTGTGTACGGACTCTCGCCCTTCGAAGGGGCCACATCTGCCGAATTGGGCCTGCATCCCGCCATGACTGTCCGGACTCTCCTGTCCAACTGCAAAAAGGTACCCGAAGGCCAAGGCGTCTCTTACGGACTCAATTACCGGACCAGCGAGGAAAGCACGCTGGGCCTGGTGCCGCTGGGCTATGCGGACGGCGTCCCCAGGGTCGCCACCGGGGGTCCTGTACGGGTAAACGGCACGACGTATCCGGTTGTTGGCAGGATCGCCATGGATCAGATGGTCATCGACCTCGGACCTCTGTCCCCGGAGGAGGCGACAGGCCTCAAGGGTGCCGAGGCTGTCATGTTTGGTAATGGAGCAGACGGTGGCCCCACCGCCGATGATTGGGCGGCCGCAGCAGGAACCAACAACTACGAAATCGTGACGCGCATCAGCCCCCGGGTCCCTCGCAGCTACGTCAACGAAATGCCCGCCACGCCGGAGTCACCCGCTGCCCTCAACGACGCAGCTGAAACGGCAACGCTGTGA
- a CDS encoding carbohydrate kinase family protein has translation MLRVYAGPQVYAAHNGQRSLPCMDAMPQRRFDPLAAVRSDGDHQCDLLLTGTVFQDIIFTGLPHAPEPGTEVWSEGMGSCPGGVANQAIAAARLGLRTNLAATFGDDGYGDYNWQILESQEHVDLSLSQRVSGWHSPVTVSMCVNQDRSMVTHGHPAPISSSELIGKPPKALAAVADLGEELEPWMLAAKDAGTKLFGVVGWDPTGKWSERRLDQLANFYAFLPNAPEAMAFTGKTDPWAALYSLADRVPVAVVTLGPQGAVAVDSETGEEEWVPSLPVSASDPTGAGDCFGAAFIVGCLAGWRLGDRLRFANLCASLAVQEVGGSLAAPGWGDIADWWQRANARKERQSSQWLRRFAFLEPIVKDIPAEAQRRARATIAHLSDAQ, from the coding sequence ATGCTCCGAGTCTATGCAGGCCCACAAGTCTATGCAGCCCACAACGGGCAGCGTAGTCTGCCGTGCATGGACGCTATGCCCCAGCGACGATTCGACCCCCTGGCTGCCGTGCGGTCTGACGGGGACCACCAGTGCGATCTCCTCCTGACCGGCACGGTTTTCCAAGACATCATCTTTACCGGACTTCCGCACGCACCCGAACCCGGCACGGAGGTGTGGAGCGAAGGAATGGGCAGCTGCCCCGGGGGCGTAGCCAACCAGGCCATTGCTGCCGCACGGCTTGGCTTGCGCACCAACCTCGCGGCAACCTTCGGAGACGACGGATACGGCGATTACAACTGGCAGATCCTGGAAAGCCAGGAACACGTTGACCTCTCGCTCTCGCAGCGGGTTTCGGGCTGGCACTCACCCGTGACGGTATCCATGTGCGTGAATCAGGACCGGTCCATGGTGACACACGGCCACCCCGCCCCGATCAGTTCCTCGGAATTGATCGGAAAACCACCCAAGGCACTCGCCGCCGTCGCAGATTTAGGCGAGGAACTGGAGCCGTGGATGCTGGCCGCGAAGGATGCCGGCACCAAGCTCTTTGGCGTGGTGGGCTGGGATCCTACGGGGAAGTGGTCCGAGCGTCGCCTGGACCAGCTGGCTAACTTCTACGCCTTCTTGCCTAATGCCCCTGAAGCGATGGCGTTCACCGGCAAAACCGACCCGTGGGCGGCCTTGTATTCGCTGGCTGACCGCGTCCCAGTGGCGGTGGTAACTCTCGGACCCCAAGGCGCGGTGGCAGTGGACTCAGAAACCGGGGAAGAGGAATGGGTGCCGTCCCTGCCCGTATCAGCCTCAGATCCCACCGGCGCCGGGGACTGTTTCGGGGCGGCCTTCATTGTGGGGTGCCTGGCAGGGTGGAGGCTGGGGGACCGGCTCCGGTTCGCGAACCTTTGCGCTTCCCTGGCGGTCCAGGAAGTGGGGGGCTCACTGGCTGCACCGGGATGGGGAGACATCGCGGATTGGTGGCAACGGGCGAACGCGCGGAAGGAGCGTCAGTCCAGTCAATGGCTGCGGCGCTTCGCCTTCCTGGAACCGATCGTGAAGGACATCCCGGCCGAAGCCCAACGACGAGCCCGGGCCACCATCGCGCATCTGTCTGACGCGCAGTAG